Proteins from a single region of Calditrichota bacterium:
- a CDS encoding ATP-binding cassette domain-containing protein produces MLELRNVSKYFGGVAAVLDLSISFSPNKVTALIGPNGAGKTTVFNLICGYLAPSAGTILLGGEEVTGKRPWEIAKRGVGRLFQDVRVFGKLTTLENVLVALPHRVGETFWDPIVRRLQTLRTERANVERAYSLLEFVALADKADTLAENLSYGQQKLLAIARLLAMDAN; encoded by the coding sequence GTGCTTGAGCTTAGGAACGTGTCCAAGTATTTTGGTGGCGTTGCTGCCGTTCTGGACCTTTCCATCTCCTTCAGCCCGAATAAGGTGACGGCCCTCATCGGTCCCAACGGCGCAGGCAAAACCACGGTGTTCAATCTCATCTGCGGCTATCTGGCGCCTTCGGCCGGTACCATCTTGCTGGGGGGGGAGGAGGTCACGGGCAAGAGGCCGTGGGAGATTGCCAAGCGCGGCGTCGGACGGCTGTTTCAGGACGTGCGCGTGTTTGGCAAGCTTACCACCTTGGAGAACGTGCTGGTTGCCTTGCCGCATCGGGTGGGTGAGACCTTCTGGGACCCCATCGTGCGCAGGCTGCAAACGCTGAGAACGGAGCGCGCCAATGTGGAACGGGCCTACTCGCTGTTGGAGTTCGTCGCTCTGGCCGACAAAGCCGATACTTTAGCCGAGAACCTTTCTTATGGACAACAGAAGCTGCTGGCCATCGCCCGCCTGCTTGCCATGGACGCGAACAT